CTATAAAAAAGTAAATTCTTTTTCCGGATTTTAATTGTTAAAAGAAAAACAGTAAATTTGGCGGGTCAAATAAAAAAGAGAGCCGGTTTATGCATATTCCTGACGGATACGTTTCCCCCAAAGTTTTTATCCCATTCTATTTGTTGTTTGTTCCTTTGTTTTTGAAGGGGATAAGAAAATTACGTCGCGAATTGAATCGTGATGTGTTGCCTTTGTTGTCGTCTTTAACGGCTTTGTCGTTTATTTTTATGATGTTTAACATTCCCATACCGGGGGGCACCAGCGGTCATGCGTTGGGCACGGCACTGATAGCCATTATTTTCGGTCCGTGGGCCGGATTTATTGCCGTGAGCTTTGTTTTGTTGTTACAGGCATTGCTGTTTGGCGACGGGGGAATTACAACGTATGCCATCAATGCCATTTCCATGGGATATGTGGCTTCTTTTACCGGCTATTATACTTTTCAGTTTTTGAAAAACCGGGTTTCCGAAAAAGTAAGTTATTTCCTTTCGGGATGGACCAGTATTGTCATGGCTTCGTTGGTGGTAGCGGTGGTGCTGGGTATCGAACCTTCGGTGGCCAGCAGTGCGGCCGGAGTGCCGCTTTACTTTCCTTACGGACTGAAAATTACGCTGCCGGCCGTTGTGGGTTCGCATATGTTGTTTTTCGGTGTGGTCGAAGGTATTTTTACCTTGTTCGGGGTTTCCTATTTTAAACGATACGTGCACGAAGATGCCGGATTCCGTCCGGTAGCGATTAAAAAAAGCCGGCAGGATACCTTTTTGTTTTTCCTGATTATTGTGGTGGTGTTGCTGTTGGTTCCGTTGGGGCTGATTACCGAAAATCCGGCCTGGGGCGAGTGGGATTTGGGCTTTTTTCACGATAAGCTCGGATTTATTCCGGCCGGAATCAAACATTTCTCGGCGTTGTATTCGGCCCCGTTGCCCGATTATACTTTGCCGGGCATGGGAAAAATAACCTCTTATTATCTGTCGGCCGTATTGGCGCTGTTTGTAACCACTTTTGTGTTTTATCTTTTTTCGCGCAGGCGGAATGTCCTTTTTGACAAACTGTTTTTTATTAATTATCTGCTCGTTATTTTTTCGGTGGTCATTTCGTCTGACCCGTACTTTATTTTGGCATTGTTGGTTGTGGCTTTTCTGCTTTCCGGAAAAGATATCCTCAGGCTGACCGGGCGGGCACTGGCAGCTATTCTGGTTTTTAATCTGCTGTCGTCGGTGTATTTTATTACCACGAAGAATTATAGCGGATTGCTGGTTTTTAATTTGCGTACGTTCACGTTGCTTTATTTTACCCTGTTGGCAGGAAAAAAACTGAACCTGTTTGCCGTTTTCAGCTTTTCGCCGTTTGTGAGTTATACGCTGACACTGGCGTACAGTCAGATAATCAATTATCAGATAACTTATGAGCAGATGAAACAGGCGCTGGCCAGTCGTACGATACAGAAAATACCCTTGTTGCATTCGTACCGGATTTTGGGGTATCAGATAAACCTGTTTATTAAAAAATCCATTGAGAATTCGAAAGAAATTATGCAGGCTGTTCATTCAAGAAGTGTGTTATGATCGAAGTAAAACATCTATATTTTAAATACGACAAAACGTATGTTGTAAAAGATGCCGATTTTACCGTGGCAAAGGGTGAGAAAATTGCTTTGTTCGGGGTAAACGGCAGCGGGAAATCATCGTTGCTCAAGCTGATGAACGGATTGATTTTTCCGCAAAAAGGCACGGTGTTGTTCGACGGGGCACCGCTGACACGGAAAAATTTGAAAAATAAAGATTTCAGAAAGAAATTCAGAACGTCGTCCGGACTGCTATTTCAAAATCCGGATGTGATGCTTTTCAATCCGAGCGTTTATGAAGAGCTGGCATTCGGACTGAAACAGTTGCAGTGTGACGATATTGATGAGAAAGTACAATATTGGGCAGAAAAACTGCACCTGACGGCACTTCTTGATAAGTCACCCGTCAAGCTGAGCGGGGGCGAAAAACAACGGACAGCACTGGCTTCTATTTTAATTTTGGAACCGGACTTTTTGCTTTTGGATGAGCCGTTTTCGTCGTTGGACCCGAAAGCTACCGGCTGGCTGATCGACTTTTTGCATACCCTGGATTCGGCTTTTGTTGTAGCCCTTCATAATATGGAACTGGCCAAAGAAATCGCTGACCGGGTGATTGTGCTTTCCGAAAACCACGAAATCATTTATGACGGCAATATCCATGATTTTTTTAATGACCGTGAAAAACTGGTGCAGGCCGGATTATGGCATGAACATTCGGGGAAAGGCCCCCATTCGCATAATTTTTAAGTTTTAAGGATTGCGAGTGCAATAGCGTTTAATGACGCTGTAAGCATCCGGAATACCTAATTCGCCGGCTTTACTCAGGTCTTTACAGGCGAGTTTGTTTTCTTTTAAGTAAAGAAGAATCAAAGCGCGGTTGTAGTAAGCCTCGGCCATTTTGGGCTCCAGTTGTATGGCCTTGGAATAATCATCAATAGCCCGCTGGTATTTCTTCAGTTTCAGTTTTAAATTTCCCCGGTTGTAATAGACAAATGCCAGGTTGGGATTATATTGCAAAACTTTGTCGTAATCTTCAAAACTTTTCTTGTAATTGGGTGGCGGAATGGATTTAAAAGCATGGCGGGTGTTGAAGTTGCTCATGCTGATTCCGATACGGCCCTGATATA
The sequence above is drawn from the Candidatus Sulfidibacterium hydrothermale genome and encodes:
- the cbiM gene encoding cobalt transporter CbiM, with amino-acid sequence MHIPDGYVSPKVFIPFYLLFVPLFLKGIRKLRRELNRDVLPLLSSLTALSFIFMMFNIPIPGGTSGHALGTALIAIIFGPWAGFIAVSFVLLLQALLFGDGGITTYAINAISMGYVASFTGYYTFQFLKNRVSEKVSYFLSGWTSIVMASLVVAVVLGIEPSVASSAAGVPLYFPYGLKITLPAVVGSHMLFFGVVEGIFTLFGVSYFKRYVHEDAGFRPVAIKKSRQDTFLFFLIIVVVLLLVPLGLITENPAWGEWDLGFFHDKLGFIPAGIKHFSALYSAPLPDYTLPGMGKITSYYLSAVLALFVTTFVFYLFSRRRNVLFDKLFFINYLLVIFSVVISSDPYFILALLVVAFLLSGKDILRLTGRALAAILVFNLLSSVYFITTKNYSGLLVFNLRTFTLLYFTLLAGKKLNLFAVFSFSPFVSYTLTLAYSQIINYQITYEQMKQALASRTIQKIPLLHSYRILGYQINLFIKKSIENSKEIMQAVHSRSVL
- a CDS encoding energy-coupling factor ABC transporter ATP-binding protein — translated: MIEVKHLYFKYDKTYVVKDADFTVAKGEKIALFGVNGSGKSSLLKLMNGLIFPQKGTVLFDGAPLTRKNLKNKDFRKKFRTSSGLLFQNPDVMLFNPSVYEELAFGLKQLQCDDIDEKVQYWAEKLHLTALLDKSPVKLSGGEKQRTALASILILEPDFLLLDEPFSSLDPKATGWLIDFLHTLDSAFVVALHNMELAKEIADRVIVLSENHEIIYDGNIHDFFNDREKLVQAGLWHEHSGKGPHSHNF